A DNA window from Purpureocillium takamizusanense chromosome 9, complete sequence contains the following coding sequences:
- a CDS encoding uncharacterized protein (COG:U~EggNog:ENOG503Q3A4~TransMembrane:1 (i301-324o)) — protein sequence MAQQYGYGGRQNPYDQRDNGYGAPARQQGGYTQGSPFGGGRGYDDGYSGGNVEMAPLAQNASSMGGGDPNGILNECRDIDRGVDEVDRNLEQLRMLQQRTLDDADSSASSANNRQLDALTSETMALYRSLTERVRLMKSNPDSRTPKNNPQVSRVDRRLKAAIQQYQQIESQFRKRTQDQMARQYRIVRPNASEDEVRAAVEDTSGGQVFSQALMQSDRQGRARAALTAVQDRHTALVKIEQQMVELAQLFQDMDTLVVQQEAAVMQIEQKGEEVVDNLDKGNQEIGTAVDTARKTRKKKWWCLGICVLIIIIVIIIVLVYIFVIRGTNNSNGGGNKSSSKRSPIEEMAAVVEPVIKTLPAMRPREADMGAQSNSIDQNAASEMSRIMRQRLHLPQIPQ from the exons ATGGCCCAACAGTACGG ATACGGCGGAAGACAGAACCCCTACGACCAGCGGGACAATGGTTACGGGGCCCCCGCGCGGCAGCAAGGCGGGTATACCCAAGGCTCACCCTTTGGAGGGGGCCGTGGCTACGACGATGGCTACTCGG GCGGCAACGTCGAGATGGCTCCCCTCGCACAAAACGCCAgctccatgggcggcggcgaccccaATGGCATCCTGAACGAGTGCAGAGACATTGatcgcggcgtcgacgaggtggacCGGAACCTGGAGCAGCTCCGCATGCTCCAGCAGCGGACTCTGGATGACGCCGacagctcggcctcgagcgccaaCAACCGACAGCTCGATGCCCTCACCTCCGAGACCATGGCCTTGTACCGCAGCCTCACCGAGCGCGTCCGGCTCATGAAATCCAACCCCGACTCCCGCACCCCCAAGAACAATCCCCAGGTCAGCCGCGTCGATCGCaggctcaaggccgccatccagCAGTACCAGCAGATCGAGTCTCAGTTCCGCAAGCGCACACAGGACCAGATGGCCCGCCAGTACCGCATCGTGCGCCCCAACGCGTCAGAGGACGAGGTCCGAGCCGCAGTCGAGGacacgagcggcggccaggtcTTCAGCCAGGCCCTGATGCAGAGTGACAGGCAaggacgcgcgcgcgccgccctgacGGCGGTGCAGGACCGCCACACGGCCCTGGTCAAGATCGAGCAGCAGATGGTGGAGCTGGCGCAGCTGTTCCAGGACATGGACACGCTGGTCGTGCAGCAGGAAGCCGCCGTGATGCAGATCGAGcagaagggcgaggaggtggtcGATAACCTGGATAAGGGCAACCAAGAGATTGGCACGGCCGTCGACACGGCCCGCAAGACGCGGAAGAAGAAGTGGTGGTGCCTGGGCATCTGCG tgctcatcatcatcattgtcatcatcatcgtgcTCGTCTACATCTTTGTCATTCGCGgaaccaacaacagcaatggcggcggcaacaagagcagcagcaagcgcaGCCCCATCGAGGagatggccgccgtggtcgagCCCGTCATCAAGACGCTCCCCGCGATGCGCCCACGTGAAGCCGACATGGGCGCCCAGTCCAACTCGATTGACCAGAACGCCGCGAGTGAGATGTCCCGCATCATGCGTCagcgcctccacctcccGCAGATACCGCAATAG
- a CDS encoding uncharacterized protein (COG:S~EggNog:ENOG503NUR4~BUSCO:EOG09262WFG), with product MGTRPAGKAGSWYPRALDDLQGQLDGYLAKVPETVDGSAVPIADARIVIAPHAGYDYSGDCAAWAYSCLDLSKAKRVFVLGPSHRYYLEGCAVTTFAKYATPFGDFTVDRDTIQRVKEAGDMADIPRSKDAEEHSLEMHLPYLWKRCDKAFGSPDKFPAIVPILIGDNSRAEEKNVGRVLASYLKDPDNAFVISSDFCHWGDHFSYQPYSPTNDITKLTMLRWRDSTPAGPPIHETIRLLDEAAMDAVKSGKHDAFVDNLRLTGNTVCGRHPIGVAMAALELIAKETGDSNKYRFKVVRYDRSSLVTSANDSSVSYVSAYAVL from the exons ATGGGCACACGTCCTGCTGGCAAGGCGGGCTCTTGGTACCCTCGCGCGCTCGACGATCTCCAAGGCCAGCTCGATGGATATCTCGCCAAGGTTCCTGAGACCGTCGACGGCTCGGCGGTgcccatcgccgacgcccgcatCGTGATTGCCCC GCACGCTGGCTACGACTACTCGGGAGACTGCGCGGCGTGGGCATACAGCTGCCTGGACCTCAGCAAAGCGAAGCGCGTCTTCGTTCTCGGCCCATCCCACAGGTACTACTTGGAGGGCTGTGCCGTCACAACTTTCGCCAAGTATGCCACGCCATTTGGGGACTTTACCGTGGACAGGGACACTATCCAGCGTGTCAAGGAGGCGGGGGACATGGCCGATATCCCCCGAtccaaggacgccgaggagcatTCGCTCGAGATGCACCTCCCCTACCTCTGGAAGCGCTGCGACAAGGCGTTTGGCTCCCCGGACAAGTTCCCCGCCATCGTGCCCATTCTCATCGGCGACAATAGTCGCGCCGAAGAAAAGAACGTTGGCCGGGTCCTCGCCTCATACCTCAAAGACCCCGACAACGCCTTCGTCATTAGCTCCGACTTCTGCCACTGGGGCGACCACTTCAGCTACCAGCCATACTCGCCCACCAACGACATCACAAAGCTCACAATGCTCCGCTGGCGCGACTCGACTCCCGCGGGGCCGCCGATCCACGAGACGATTCGCCTGCTTGATgaggccgccatggacgcggTCAAGAGCGGCAAGCACGACGCCTTTGTCGACAATCTTCGCCTGACAGGCAATACCGTGTGTGGCAGACATCCGATCGGcgtcgcgatggcggccCTGGAACTCATTGCAAAGGAGACCGGCGACAGTAACAAATACCGCTTCAAGGTTGTGCGGTACGACCGGAGCAGCTTGGTAACGAGCGCCAACGATTCCAGCGTCAGCTACGTGTCGGCATATGCCGTACTGTAG
- the ZRC1 gene encoding Zinc resistance conferring protein (TransMembrane:6 (i17-39o45-65i85-105o117-137i382-402o414-438i)~EggNog:ENOG503NV9V~COG:P), translated as MPGSSTWAWSKSTRIKVMLIIDTAFFLLELIVGFLAHSLALTADAFHMLNDIISLFIGLWAVVAAQKETTDEYTFGWVRAEILGAFFNAVFLIALCVSIILEALTRFVEPPEINNPKLILIVGCAGLFSNLLGFVVLGGHGHSHDHDHDHDGEGHDHAHGEHSHDHSHVNDAEEGRAGRDICSEVADESGNVNDVLPEVVVRRATRDGCGADSPETTRRIRFGDDAQGRDESNTRGSRVSAQSRGRVRRRSSKSGHSRFASIEDMSIHPASFRQDIIAASLAASSNAPVEETESGEDSALADSENDANESSPLLKDSNAAGNNGTIAHKSHSHSTSTTWRRRARRDSSVHEGHNHTMPRKPGSKASGHSHADMGMNAMMLHVLGDALGNVGVIITALIIWLTDWPGKIYADPTVSLFITAIILKTSIPLTLATARVLLQATPENICIQDIRQDIERLPGVVSCHHIHVWQLSDTKIVASLHLQVSFPINTHSGEKYMQLAKRARKCLHGYGIHSATIQPEFCLDQKHQQEHDAAALSLDGAVADGPADAACLLECVDDCEAQGCCTQDTASKASSTRRGSDSSHGEAHPQS; from the exons atgcccGGCTCCTCGACATGGGCGTGGTCCAAGAGCACGCGCATCAAGGTGATGCTCATCATCGACAcggccttcttcctcctcgagctcatTGTCGGCTTCCTCGCCCACTCGCTGGCCCTGACCGCCGATGCCTTTCACAtg CTCAACGATATCATCTCGCTCTTCATCGGTCTCtgggctgtcgtcgccgcgcaaAAAGAAACCACAGACGAATACACCTTTGGC TGGGTTCGTGCCGAGATATTAGGTGCCTTCTTCAacgccgtcttcctcatTGCTCTCTGTGTCTCCATTATTCTTGAGGCTCTCACCCGCTTCGTCGAGCCTCCCGAGATCAACAACCCCAAGCTCATCCTTATCGTCGGCTGCGCCGGACTCTTCTCCAACCTCCTGggcttcgtcgtcctcggcggccatggacattcccacgaccacgaccacgaccacgatggcgagggccatGATCACGCCCACGGCGAGCACTCCCATGACCACTCCCACGTCaacgatgccgaggagggTAGGGCCGGTAGAGACATTTGCTCCGAGGTTGCCGACGAGAGCGGCAACGTTAACGATGTCCTTCCCGAGGTCGTTGTCAGGAGGGCAACCAGGGATGGATGTGGTGCTGACAGCCCCGAGACCACCCGCCGAATTCGCTTCGGAGACGACGCCCAAGGCCGAGATGAATCCAACACGCGTGGCAGCCGCGTCTCGGCCCAGTCCCGCGGCCGCGTTCGCCGTCGGTCCAGTAAGAGCGGCCATTCGCGCTTTGCCAGCATCGAGGACATgagcatccatccagccagcTTCCGCCAGGACATTATCGCTGCTAGTCTCGCCGCTTCGTCCAACGCTCCTGTCGAGGAGAccgagagcggcgaggatTCGGCTCTGGCAGATTCGGAGAACGACGCCAATGAGTCGTCCCCGCTCCTTAAGGACAGCAACGCGGCCGGCAACAACGGCACCATTGCTCACAAGTCGCACTCTCACTCGACGTCCACCACATGGAGACGTCGCGCGCGACGCGACTCGAGCGTCCACGAAGGGCACAACCACACCATGCCCCGCAAGCCTGGTTCCAAGGCCAGCGGCCACAGCCACGCCGACATGGGCATGAATGCCATGATGCTTCATGTCCTCGGCGATGCCCTGGGCaacgtcggcgtcatcatcaccgctCTCATCATCTGGCTTACCGACTGGCCCGGCAAGATATACGCCGATCCGACCGTCTCGCTTTtcatcaccgccatcatcctcAAGACATCGATCCCCCTCAccctcgccaccgcccgcgtTCTTCTCCAGGCGACCCCCGAAAACATTTGCATTCAGGATATTCGCCAGGACATTGAGCGCCTGCCTGGTGTCGTCAGCTGCCACCATATCCACGTCTGGCAGCTCTCCGACACCAAGATCGTGGCCAGCTTGCACCTCCAGGTCTCCTTCCCCATCAACACGCACAGCGGCGAAAAGTACATGCAGCTGGCAAAGCGAGCCAGAAAGTGTCTCCACGGCTATGGCATCCACAGCGCCACCATCCAGCCTGAGTTCTGCCTGGATCAGAAGCATCAACaagagcacgacgccgctgccctgtCGCTTGATGGCGCTGTCGCCGATGGtcccgccgatgccgcctgcctgcttgaATGTGTGGACGACTGCGAGGCACAGGGCTGCTGTACACAGGACACAGCGTCCAAGGCTTCGTCAACGCGACGCGGCAGTGACTCCTCACACGGCGAGGCCCATCCGCAGTCGTAG
- a CDS encoding uncharacterized protein (COG:D~EggNog:ENOG503NVG0): MEFAHADETFFIESDDQPRQPCIDARAAAKMIARQRQDVIGSELSRQAADDYLDDILKHMQTMEDETLPDATLIDMQREIQWYMRPYLIDFLVEAHAAFCLLPDTLFLTVNLLDRYCSRRVVYKHHYQLVGCAALLIAAKYGDKKDRVPQISELANMCCGLYDAGMFTQMEMHVLNTLEWTIGHPTVDFFSQLLVAYEHDDKEVDCMSSYLSEIALYHRDFVSVKPSTMARASLAVARAVLGRPEAMDREMDHDETTVAELISEYLEQPSPTLARKYANPNAYRVSHRLAEFVAARAAAIAQAQRAANPPSPPAEILSKESNIYSTPHKPHVPNPYEGYLTPPITPDGVNFGNVAKDSYPMPRCPVTPTPQQHHASGYAQHARHVGMPNQQSFHQQ, translated from the exons ATGGAGttcgcccacgccgacgagaccTTCTTCATCGAGTCCGATGaccagcctcgccagccaTGCATTGACGCCCGGGCTGCCGCCAAGATGATTGCCCGTCAAAGACAAGACGTCATTGGCAGCGAGCTGTCTCGCCAGGCAGCCGACGActacctcgacgacatcctaAAGCACATGCAGACGATGGAG GATGAGACACTACCCGATGCCACCCTCATCGACATGCAGCGAGAGATCCAATGGTACATGCGACCGTACCTGATCgacttcctcgtcgaggcccacGCCGCCTTCTGCCTTCTTCCTGACACATTGTTCCTCACCGTGAACCTGCTGGACCGGTACTGCTCGCGGCGAGTCGTCTACAAGCATCACTACCAGTTGGTCggctgcgccgccttgctGATCGCCGCCAAGTACGGTGACAAGAAGGACCGGGTTCCGCAAATATCGGAGCTTGCCAACATGTGCTGTGGCCTCTATGATGCTGGCATGTTTACACAGATGGAGATGCACGTTCTCAACACCCTCGAGTGGACCATCGGCCATCCCACCGTGGACTTCTTCTCACAGCTGCTGGTGGCTTACGAGCATGACGACAAGGAGGTGGATTGCATGTCGTCGTATCTCAGCGAGATCGCGCTGTACCACCGGGACTTCGTCTCTGTCAAGCCCTCGACCATGGCCCGCGCGTCGCTAGCCGTGGCCCGCGCAGTCTTGGGTCGACCAGAGGCGATGGACAGGGAGATGGACCACGATGAGACCACTGTGGCGGAGCTCATTTCGGAGTACCTGGAGCAGCCATCGCCGACGCTTGCACGCAAGTACGCGAACCCGAACGCTTACCGGGTCTCGCATCGGCTGGCCGAGTTCgtggcggcacgggcggctGCCATCGCCCAGGCTCAGCGGGCGGCGAATCCGCCGTCTCCCCCGGCCGAGATCCTCTCGAAGGAGTCCAACATCTACAGCACGCCGCACAAGCCGCACGTCCCCAACCCCTACGAAGGCTACCTTACTCCCCCCATCACACCCGACGGCGTCAATTTTGGCAACGTAGCCAAAGACTCATACCCGATGCCACGATGCCCGGTTACACCCACGCCGCAGCAACACCACGCGTCCGGGTACGCGCAACACGCACGACACGTGGGAATGCCGAACCAACAAAGCTTTCATCAACAATAG
- a CDS encoding uncharacterized protein (EggNog:ENOG503P4W5): protein MAPDLYIPSCIREPAHPFHPPPLGKPLRIQIEGPLVSVKKLLPDTPWHVRYIPTSFPQPAGPLLARLTYEKIYGHPVRRDVEGDLVVRDEYLGWVREVRPRNEIDYYGVTFDHLVPADDPNPEVLQININEMDDDEGAYANKYLPFAVDWREFTGKRILAVPRCCQLRKGTTDQLRINDGVHRRDRRKEEEEEALGGDELQESEAVAEA, encoded by the exons ATGGCTCCCGACCTTTACATTCCATCTTGCATTCGCGAACCAGCCCACCCTTTCCATCCACCGCCACTGGGCAAGCCCCTTCGTATCCAGATCGAGGGTCCTTTGGTATCCGTCAAAAAACTCCTTCCCGACACGCCGTGGCACGTCCGCTACATTCCCACGTCTTTCCCTCAACCTGCCGGGCCTCTGCTTGCAAGGCTGACGTATGAGAAAATCTACGGTCACCCAGTTCGCCgtgacgtcgagggcgaccttGTCGTGCGCGACGAGTATCTGGGCTGGGTCAGAGAAGTGAGACCACGAAA CGAGATTGACTACTATGGTGTCACGTTTGATCACCTTGTtcccgccgacgacccgaATCCTGAGGTGCTCCAGATCAACATCAATGAGatggacgatgacgaaggcGCGTACGCGAACAAGTACCTGCCGTTCGCTGTAGACTGGAGGGAGTTCACCGGGAAGCGCATCTTGGCTGTACCAAGATGCTGCCAGCTCAGAAAGGGGACGACTGATCAGCTGAGAATCAATGACGGGGTACATCGGAGGGACCggaggaaggaggaagaagaagaagctttGGGCGGTGATGAGTTGCAAGAGAGCGAAGCGGTCGCGGAAGCTTGa
- a CDS encoding uncharacterized protein (EggNog:ENOG503PFKT), which yields MCGCLQGRRSPRVPLRPILDPIKCFQHRRRRRGHGSEDSRGQQHLALYSVQTRSEPQRGEEPATTREPEHTAVSYPWPNITTQPRRVGSHVMAPPELNKALAVKVKLVLSEIAELFEANEADLPFEIRRDRFLDINAFFRALNLYISGGVLDDFLSKHVDCKERVGYIFGSRYQHLDSSKPGGGGGGSSGEGPAKLLQPPGRGRDENPTSSAPWAPDLDRAGATGLSEEPQRDRTRAAVETFGSFEPVAADSGILQARDDDVAGPLTSEQLNAIEDLLIREDMEQGYAQRESAANTGRSWTELDLELEPEAGAAAEDEDEPMPDYIPEEPILTPQEPEASIEEGLEPVLEEDEVALDEFEAALRELEAVPEEDDEASSEEPDDLSEEGDDVFPKEPDAVAEALEGVSEEYDDATPKEPDAMTEELATVPEEAHGAILGEPEAIPEEVEGSAEDLEVGSEEPTVASEEAEVVSQDAEAGPEEPEVVTDEPEADSEPEVVSDGAESISREAEATPEEPDVGSEEAELVSEDAEVVSQGDEATPEEPGVDPGEPEVVYEGAEAVSEDERTVPEEPMDGVDPPPPPGPEMPMSEPEVVSEGDGVALEEDTTAPEGPDDDMDDFDAPPSPEPEMHMPEPTSGPEHASPPPRPSPVLRRTPRALPFTERPQAPGPVPRPHPSPIFRAPMASSFTERPQFTGPPLRPRSRPSPVLRQAPTSSPFTETPQVPEPGPAPASLLYQPANPPPASPLPQPTTPPPATPPSPPPAPARTQSMLLTPPSSMSPVGPQPPTSPQQTAALPPTPESQAQLDGSIAAPESSPPPPPPPAYEPPAPEPEQRDMRPVSEPESPRASRVPEPEPAPSPLALETELAPASTAAEPRSPRPRRPQAALNPESASAPAPAPAPAPTPVPIPVPASPEPARDKALQGEAAPELQLERAKAFLSEHVTLRSAEWRTRFAQVIDMTSRLQRIQDGDEPWGLALEQVLIMVRTHHAFMQYHDNRENLVGDSPEALPLPPPPPPPPQQDAKKPIILPEPKLSLHDTGDAANKAGRWTYRDVKDDSDASSPSEAVEELYRKRHQRDARSFWSNSHTHHKPKSGFKWNGSSSSKSKRLNVVECESKHFEECMRKGPSHTATVLRKAQQGQHKVPRDAEELSDDQFEALARLKGYRRAALQQTLGLFDSHENRIVGASPWQTLLPDVRESRRDELAAGRRYATKPSRPETWQDEQPSAAGQGQSQDDGRGQAAEWTKADAMMAELGKLWDALIKHRTLYDALLRTARRAPRPLIMSVVKDVRAGVVGARTGDAKQSAEPGPPRLRPLEARWLELLCQPSATDTPALKKRLSEREQLFSVSVQAMLDDPSASSLFNDMGPKMPGPFLQALNRAPQLQQRQFTVEELAQFVPRLDKMNILRTYVKDKTTPMLGRPEHTVHPEQRIRWSESGDVGKKDEQGDNAAEVQAFIKRWDRTKIFDADADEAAGSYSMELPNRNSLRSLASCVKKPHDVKADQARTEKLLSHLAHRLGSSLRALQDQHATKRHALHELLGITPGARAIHPEEHSVSYAQRAMRRRKFLPGPAEFWLGDSPLQRRRIEQQLQARLDPDVARRGKKRSWGSRLFSIFGRGKRNDGEDDGDENEEAKARFPPSPNPSDEDESPPKRRRIDSADVGTRAGKDAEQPASSSQASRAEDKGKGKAVASAGDLERDGELSRTAAPSRAQQDGPAKKRKEPSPLKPQPPKRGWFGSRGKAVPSESLKLHVMSPDDGEGFW from the exons ATGTGTGGCTGTTTGCAGGGCCGTCGAAGCCCGCGAGTTCCTCTTCGTCCTATACTCGACCCCATCAAATGCTTTCAacaccgacgccgtcgacgagggcatggCTCTGAGGACTCCCGAGGTCAACAACACCTTGCTTTGTACAGCGTTCAAACGAGATCCGAGCCTCAGCGAGGAGAAGAGCCTGCTACTACGCGTGAACCTGAACACACCGCAGTTTCTTACCCTTGGCCGAACATCACCACGCAACCTAGACGGGTTGGAAGCCACGTCATGGCGCCCCCGGAGCTGAACAAGGCGCTGGCTGTCAAGGTCAAACTGGTACTCT CTGAGATCGCAGAGCTCTTCGAGGCCAATGAGGCGGACCTGCCGTTCGAGATACGCAGGGATCGCTTCCTCGACATCAACGCCTTCTTCCGCGCCCTCAACCTATACATCTCGGgtggcgtcctcgacgacttccTATCCAAACATGTCGACTGCAAAGAAAGGGTCGGCTATATCTTTGGCAGCCGATATCAGCACCTCGACAGCTCAAAgccgggcggtggcggcggcggcagctccggAGAGGGCCCCGCGAAGCTGTTGCAGCCGCCGGGCCGAGGGCGCGACGAAAACCCGACAAGCAGCGCACCGTGGGCGCCCGACCTCGACAGGGCCGGGGCTACGGGCCTCTCGGAGGAGCCGCAGCGGGACaggacgcgcgccgccgtcgaaaCCTTTGGCTCGTTCgagcccgtggcggcggactCTGGGATCCTGCAGgcgcgggacgacgacgtcgcgggtCCGCTGACGAGCGAGCAGCTCAACGCCATCGAAGACTTGCTCATCCgcgaggacatggagcaAGGGTACGCACAGAGGGAGAGCGCCGCCAACACGGGGCGATCTTGGACGGAGCTGGACCTTGAGCTGGAGccggaggcgggcgccgccgccgaggacgaggacgagccgaTGCCTGACTATATTCCGGAGGAGCCTATCCTCACACCGCAGGAACCCGAGGCCAGTATAGAAGAGGGGCTTGAGCCTGTCCTTGAGGAAGATGAGGTTGCCTTAGATGAGTTTGAAGCTGCCTTGAGAGAACTGGAGGCTGTCcccgaagaagacgacgaggctaGTTCTGAGGAACCCGATGATCTCTCCGAGGAAGGTGATGACGTTTTCCCAAAGGAGCCTGATGCTGTCGCAGAGGCACTCGAGGGCGTTTCCGAAGAGTATGACGATGCTACTCCGAAGGAGCCTGATGCTATGACAGAGGAACTAGCAACTGTTCCCGAAGAGGCTCATGGAGCTATCCTAGGGGAACCTGAGGCTATCCCCGAGGAAGTCGAGGGCTCCGCAGAGGACCTTGAGGTTGGTTCCGAGGAACCTACCGTTGCTtccgaggaggccgaggttGTCTCTCAAGACGCCGAAGCTGGCCCCGAGGAACCTGAAGTTGTCACCGACGAACCTGAGGCTGACTCAGAACCTGAGGTTGTCTCTGACGGGGCTGAGAGTATCTCTCGAGAGGCCGAAGCTACCCCCGAGGAACCTGATGTTGGCTCCGAAGAGGCTGAACTTGTCTCCGAAGATGCAGAGGTCGTCTCGCAAGGGGATGAGGCTACCCCTGAGGAGCCTGGGGTTGACCCCGGGGAACCAGAGGTTGTGTACGAAGGTGCTGAGGCTGTCTCCGAAGACGAGAGAACCGTCCCAGAGGAACccatggacggcgtcgatccaccgcctccgccgggACCAGAGATGCCCATGTCGGAGCCTGAAGTCGTCTCCGAAGGGGATGGGGTTGCCTTGGAGGAGGATACGACCGCCCCGGAGGGACCAGatgacgacatggacgactTTGATgcaccgccctcgccggaGCCAGAGATGCACATGCCGGAGCCTACCAGCGGCCCCGAGCATGCgagccctcctcctcgcccgtcgccagtACTCAGACGAACTCCGAGGGCATTGCCATTCACAGAAAGACCACAGGCCCCCGGCCCAGTCCCTCGTCCTCACCCATCGCCAATCTTTAGAGCGCCAATGGCATCATCATTTACAGAAAGACCACAGTTCACCGGCCCTCCCCTTCGCCCTCgctctcgcccgtcgccagtTCTTAGACAGGCACCAACATCTTCGCCGTTCACAGAAACACCACAGGTCCCCGAACCGGGCCCAGCTCCGGCCTCGCTTCTTTACCAACCTGCGAacccgcctcccgcctcgcctcttccccaaccgacgacgccgccccctgCCACACcaccatctcctcctcctgctcccgCGCGGACGCAAAGCATGCTGTTGACGCCCCCGAGTTCGATGTCACCTGTAGGGCCCCAGCCTCCGACCTCCCCCCAGCAAACGGCTGCCCTACCGCCTACCCCTGAGTCTCAAGCACAACTCGACGGGTCCATTGCTGCACCGGagtcgtcaccaccaccgccgccgcctccagcgtACGAGCCGCCTGCCCCTGAGCCTGAACAGCGAGACATGCGGCCTGTTTCCGAGCCGGAATCGCCTCGTGCTTCCCGGGTGCCCGAACCTGAGCCAGCACCGAGCCCGCTTGCGCTCGAAACGGAGCTAGCTCCCGCATCGACGGCTGCGGAGCCGAGGTCCCCTCGTCCACGACGCCCTCAGGCGGCACTGAACCCAGAATCGGCAtcagcaccggcaccggctccggctccggctccgacTCCGGTCCCGATCCCGGTACCCGCCTCCCCGGAGCCAGCCCGAGATAAAGCCCTCCAGGGCGAGGCAGCGCCCGAGCTTCAGCTTGAGAGGGCCAAGGCCTTCCTCTCCGAGCACGTCACGCTCCGCTCCGCCGAGTGGCGCACCCGCTTCGCCCAGGTCATCGACATGACGTCCCGCCTGCAGCGCAtccaggacggcgacgagccctggggcctcgccctcgagcaggtGCTCATCATGGTCCGCACGCACCACGCCTTCATGCAGTACCACGACAACCGCGAGAACTTGGTCGGTGACTCTCCGGaggccctgccgctgccgccgccgccaccgccgccgccccaacaAGACGCCAAGAAGCCCATCATTCTTCCCGAGCCGAAGCTGAGCCTCCACGACACCGGCGACGCAGCCAACAAGGCCGGTAGATGGACCTACCGGGACGTCAAAGACGACAGTGATGCGTCATCGCCGAgcgaggctgtcgaggagCTGTACCGCAAGAGACATCAGCGCGACGCCCGGTCGTTCTGGTCCAACAGCCACACCCACCACAAGCCCAAGTCGGGGTTCAAGTGGAacgggtcgtcgtcgtccaagagCAAGAGGCTCAACGTCGTCGAGTGCGAGAGCAAGCACTTTGAAGAGTGCATGCGCAAGGGCCCGTCGCACACGGCAACGGTCCTGCGCAAGGCTCAGCAGGGGCAGCACAAGGTGCCCcgggacgccgaggagctcaGCGACGACCAGTTCGAGGCCTTGGCCCGCCTCAAGGGGTACCGGCGCGCGGCCCTGCAGCAGACCCTCGGCCTGTTCGACTCGCACGAGAACCGCATCGTCGGGGCCAGCCCCTGGcagacgctgctgcccgacgTGCGCGAGTCTCGCAGGGACGAGCTCGCAGCCGGTCGGCGGTACGCGACGAAGCCATCGCGCCCGGAGACATGGCAGGACGAAcagcccagcgccgcgggtCAAGGGCAAAGCCAAGATGACGGCCGGGGTCAAGCCGCGGAATGGACCAAGGCGGACGCAATGATGGCTGAGCTGGGCAAGCTGTGGGACGCGCTCATCAAACATCGCACTCTTTACGACGCCCTTTTGCGGACGGCAAGACGAGCCCCACGGCCCCTGATCATGAGCGTCGTCAAGGATGTACGAGCGGGCGTGGTAGGAGCCAGGACGGGCGACGCGAAGCAGTCTGCAGAACCAGGCCCCCCTCGCCTTCGACCCCTCGAGGCACGCTGGCTCGAGCTGCTCTGCCAGCCATCTGCCACAGACACTCCAGCCTTGAAGAAACGCCTCAGTGAACGCGAGCAGCTCTTCTCGGTCAGCGTCCAGgccatgctcgacgaccccagcgcctcgtccctTTTCAACGACATGGGCCCCAAGATGCCCGGTCCTTTCCTCCAAGCGCTGAACCGCGCGCCCCAACTTCAGCAGCGGCAGTTTACCGTGGAGGAGCTTGCCCAGTTTGTTCCGAGGCTGGACAAGATGAATATTCTCCG CACGTATgtcaaggacaagacgaCGCCTATGCTCGGCCGCCCGGAGCACACGGTGCATCCTGAGCAGCGCATTCGTTGGAGTGAATCTGGCGACGTAGGCAAGAAAGACGAGCAAGGTGACAACGCCGCCGAAGTCCAGGCCTTCATCAAACGCTGGGACCGTACAAAGATATTCGACGCGGACGCAGACGAAGCCGCCGGATCGTACAGCATGGAGTTGCCGAACCGCAACAGCctccgctcgctcgcctctTGCGTCAAGAAGCCGCACGACGTCAAAGCCGATCAGGCGCGGACGGAGAAGCTCTTGTCGCACCTCGCCCACCGTCTGGGCAGctccctgcgcgccctgcAGGACCAGCACGCGACGAAGCGGCACGCCCTGCACGAGCTTCTCGGCATAACGCCCGGCGCCCGAGCGATACACCCCGAGGAGCATAGCGTGTCGTACGCGCAgagggcgatgcggcgccgcAAGTTCCTCCCCGGGCCGGCCGAGTTCTGGCTCGGCGACTCGCCGCTGCAGAGACGGCGCatcgagcagcagcttcaaGCTC GGCTGGATCCTGATGTTGCGCGTCGCGGCAAGAAACGATCCTGGGGCTCAAGACTGTTCAGCATTTTTGGGCGCGGAAAGCGGAATGATGGCgaagatgacggcgacgagaacGAAGAGGCAAAGGCCAGGTTCCCCC